A region of Nitrospirota bacterium DNA encodes the following proteins:
- a CDS encoding peptidyl-prolyl cis-trans isomerase encodes MKFSITIRVGIAAAMICVILVVGGSRTAETAGDADRPIAVIGSFNITEKAFKAEMEKGGSGLPGRFEKPEQRETLLEDMVRFEVLYANAINAGYDKKPAILDALKRVIVNQYRQDHLEPELAKITVTDDEIRLFYNEHTSEFSTPQMVRAAVIKISVPAKAPDEKRTELLKRAEYARAEAMALDRATLSFGQVAIKFSDDQMSRYRGGDTGLMKRGASDVRWGKEVMDAIFSLKEPGQVSSVIVSSDGYYIVKLMETKAGVTRPFFDVKEIIQSRLFFEKKIHKEKEFYEKLASALKIEINRELLSKIELPNAGGSSAPPAVPR; translated from the coding sequence ATGAAATTTAGTATAACTATTCGGGTCGGAATAGCAGCCGCGATGATATGTGTCATATTGGTTGTCGGGGGGAGCCGAACTGCCGAGACGGCTGGTGATGCTGACAGGCCGATTGCCGTAATTGGCAGTTTCAATATTACGGAGAAGGCTTTCAAGGCTGAGATGGAGAAGGGCGGATCCGGCCTGCCGGGCAGATTTGAAAAACCGGAACAGCGAGAGACCTTGCTTGAGGACATGGTCAGGTTCGAGGTGCTTTATGCCAATGCAATCAATGCGGGATATGACAAGAAGCCAGCGATACTCGACGCGCTTAAGCGGGTTATCGTCAATCAGTACAGGCAGGACCATCTTGAACCGGAGCTGGCAAAAATAACCGTGACAGATGATGAGATACGTTTATTTTATAACGAGCACACATCCGAATTCTCGACCCCTCAGATGGTGCGGGCTGCGGTCATCAAGATATCTGTCCCTGCAAAAGCCCCGGATGAAAAGAGGACAGAGCTTCTCAAAAGGGCAGAATATGCGAGGGCAGAGGCAATGGCTCTTGATCGTGCTACCCTGTCTTTTGGACAAGTGGCGATTAAATTTTCGGACGACCAGATGAGCCGGTACCGCGGAGGCGACACAGGATTAATGAAGCGAGGGGCTTCTGATGTCAGGTGGGGCAAAGAGGTGATGGATGCTATCTTTTCACTGAAGGAACCGGGACAGGTCAGTTCGGTGATCGTTTCTTCTGACGGCTATTACATCGTAAAACTTATGGAGACGAAGGCAGGCGTAACCCGTCCCTTTTTTGATGTGAAAGAGATCATACAAAGCCGACTTTTCTTTGAGAAGAAGATTCATAAAGAGAAGGAATTCTATGAAAAGCTCGCATCAGCATTGAAAATCGAGATCAATAGAGAACTTCTCAGCAAGATAGAACTGCCAAACGCAGGAGGCAGCTCTGCTCCTCCTGCAGTGCCGAGATAG